The following are encoded in a window of Chryseobacterium sp. genomic DNA:
- the nadB gene encoding L-aspartate oxidase: MIKADVLVIGSGISGLSYAIKISERMPEAKIIIVTKADEDESNTKYAQGGLAVVTDFNNDNFQKHIDDTMRAGDGENNLETVKMVISEGPERFRELVDWGTRFDMEKGGDFKLGREGGHTENRIVHHKDITGAEIERALLETVTKSANIEMLPHHYVIDLITQHHVPGKELVEGDISCYGAYILDAKNKKIKKITAKITLVATGGAGHVYKNTTNPEIATGDGIAFVHRARGKVSNMQYYQFHPTALYSKRDGMLFLISEALRGDGAKLRLKNGEKFMHKYDEREELASRDIVARAIDNELKISGDDYVGLDCREMDREKFVEHFPNIYQKCLSEGIDPFKQLIPVVPACHYLMGGIEVDRDGQSSIKNLFAVGECTNSGLHGANRLASNSLLEGLVFGHKAALKTVELLTINDFNFDDLKAVPEWNEAGMKMMDEMVIITYLRRQLQEMMSDLVSIVRSNERLLLAKRKQQEIFDAVTELYNYSILSPQLSELRNLVNVSYLIIKHSIQMKENKGSFYNKDLEKKPLTITGY; the protein is encoded by the coding sequence ATGATCAAAGCAGATGTACTTGTCATTGGCTCCGGAATTTCGGGACTTTCTTACGCCATCAAGATCTCCGAAAGGATGCCTGAGGCCAAAATCATCATCGTTACGAAGGCCGATGAGGACGAAAGCAATACCAAATATGCCCAGGGCGGACTGGCCGTAGTTACCGATTTCAATAATGATAATTTCCAGAAACATATAGACGATACCATGCGCGCCGGAGATGGTGAAAACAACCTGGAGACGGTAAAGATGGTGATAAGCGAAGGTCCGGAACGTTTTCGGGAACTCGTGGACTGGGGCACCCGCTTCGACATGGAAAAGGGCGGCGACTTTAAACTGGGACGCGAGGGCGGACATACCGAAAACCGTATTGTACATCATAAAGACATCACCGGTGCCGAAATTGAAAGGGCTTTGCTGGAGACCGTCACAAAGTCGGCAAATATTGAAATGCTGCCGCACCATTACGTCATTGACCTCATTACGCAGCACCATGTACCCGGAAAGGAACTTGTTGAAGGTGATATTTCCTGCTACGGCGCCTATATCCTGGATGCAAAGAATAAGAAAATAAAGAAAATCACGGCTAAGATTACCCTCGTAGCCACCGGCGGCGCGGGACACGTTTACAAGAACACCACCAATCCGGAAATTGCCACCGGCGACGGGATTGCCTTTGTGCACCGTGCACGCGGCAAAGTTTCCAATATGCAGTATTATCAGTTCCACCCCACTGCTTTATATTCCAAACGGGACGGAATGCTATTCCTTATTTCCGAAGCCCTGCGCGGCGACGGCGCCAAGCTTCGTCTGAAAAACGGCGAAAAATTCATGCATAAATATGATGAACGCGAAGAGTTGGCTTCCCGTGATATTGTAGCCCGGGCCATCGACAATGAACTGAAGATTTCAGGCGATGATTATGTAGGACTGGACTGCCGCGAAATGGACCGTGAAAAGTTTGTGGAACACTTCCCCAATATTTACCAGAAATGTCTGAGCGAAGGCATTGATCCTTTCAAACAGCTTATTCCCGTAGTTCCGGCCTGCCATTATCTCATGGGCGGCATAGAAGTGGACCGCGACGGCCAAAGTTCAATTAAAAACCTCTTCGCTGTGGGCGAATGCACCAACTCCGGACTCCACGGTGCCAACCGACTGGCTTCCAATTCGCTGCTGGAAGGTTTGGTTTTCGGTCACAAAGCTGCACTGAAGACGGTGGAACTCCTTACCATCAACGATTTTAACTTTGATGACCTGAAAGCGGTACCGGAATGGAATGAAGCCGGCATGAAGATGATGGACGAAATGGTGATCATTACCTACCTGCGCCGCCAGCTTCAGGAAATGATGAGTGACCTGGTAAGCATAGTACGCAGTAATGAACGCCTGCTTCTGGCCAAAAGAAAGCAGCAGGAAATCTTTGATGCGGTTACGGAGCTGTACAACTACTCCATCCTCTCGCCACAACTGTCCGAACTCCGAAACCTGGTGAATGTATCCTACCTCATCATCAAACATTCCATACAGATGAAGGAGAACAAAGGCTCATTCTACAATAAAGATCTGGAAAAGAAACCGTTAACAATTACCGGCTACTAA
- a CDS encoding NAD(P)H-dependent oxidoreductase produces the protein MNYIESLQKRYSVKKFDPSRKVAAETVKDILEAGKLSASSLGLQPYKIVVVESQQMLNNLIPAFHNPSQISTCSHLIVIIAKKEVDGHYVDGYFRHISEVREVPVESMEMFRRGIETYTQNIEVQQWAEKQAYIVLGNLMFAAALENVDTCPMEGFKKEVLEQILKLDTSTEGVAVTLALGYRADDDDFQRMKKVRKPDDKLFKFL, from the coding sequence ATGAACTATATTGAATCTTTACAGAAGCGCTATTCTGTTAAAAAATTTGATCCTAGCCGGAAGGTTGCCGCAGAAACCGTGAAGGATATTCTGGAGGCCGGAAAACTTTCCGCAAGTTCTTTAGGCTTGCAGCCTTACAAAATTGTAGTGGTTGAAAGTCAGCAAATGTTAAACAACCTGATTCCCGCCTTTCACAACCCGTCACAAATCTCAACCTGCTCACATCTTATCGTTATTATTGCAAAAAAGGAAGTGGACGGACATTATGTAGACGGCTATTTCCGCCATATATCTGAAGTCCGTGAAGTTCCGGTGGAAAGTATGGAAATGTTCCGCCGGGGTATTGAAACCTACACTCAAAATATAGAAGTACAGCAATGGGCCGAGAAACAGGCCTATATTGTCCTGGGAAACCTGATGTTTGCTGCCGCGCTGGAAAATGTGGACACCTGCCCCATGGAAGGTTTCAAAAAGGAGGTCCTGGAGCAAATTTTAAAGCTTGACACCAGCACTGAAGGAGTTGCAGTGACCTTAGCGCTGGGTTACCGTGCCGACGACGATGATTTTCAGCGGATGAAAAAAGTACGGAAGCCGGACGACAAACTGTTTAAATTTTTATAG
- a CDS encoding GLPGLI family protein, with translation MIPVFFHKFYSVTDTLCNIILLCLIMLVSVSVKAQMSEFSKIEVKYMTTFLRDTTDVTSKRQEITVLRVGDNRSIFKSEMKLVRDSLLNENEAQVKREVAMGQFTLRMPGNLPRVAFRPEVYRYGEKITVYDQLSLDVYSFDAPNALKWNITKEKRKIATYNCQKAVARYGNRDIIAWFTNEVPMDEGPYTFKGLPGLVVEVYDSKKHYHFSLISVRQWMKRMTPPLRNVIPATYEQFSKKRQEYRDDPTAYVSQNGIKLPAPAKELRDLARSNRQRDNNFLD, from the coding sequence ATGATTCCTGTCTTTTTCCACAAATTTTATTCCGTAACCGACACCTTGTGCAATATCATTCTGTTGTGTTTAATTATGTTGGTTTCAGTTTCGGTTAAAGCACAGATGAGTGAATTTTCTAAAATTGAAGTGAAGTATATGACCACTTTTCTGCGCGACACAACCGACGTGACAAGTAAAAGGCAGGAAATAACGGTGTTGAGGGTTGGCGACAACAGATCCATCTTTAAAAGTGAGATGAAGTTGGTTCGGGATTCCCTTTTAAACGAAAACGAAGCACAGGTTAAACGGGAGGTAGCAATGGGTCAGTTCACCTTACGGATGCCAGGAAATCTACCAAGGGTTGCCTTCAGACCGGAGGTCTACAGGTACGGAGAGAAGATCACTGTCTATGATCAGTTAAGCTTAGACGTGTATTCCTTTGACGCACCCAATGCGCTGAAATGGAACATCACCAAAGAGAAAAGAAAGATTGCAACCTACAACTGCCAGAAAGCGGTGGCGCGGTACGGCAATAGAGATATTATTGCCTGGTTTACCAACGAAGTACCAATGGACGAAGGTCCTTATACCTTCAAAGGGTTACCGGGACTTGTGGTTGAAGTGTATGACTCTAAAAAACATTACCATTTCAGCCTGATCAGTGTGAGGCAATGGATGAAACGGATGACACCACCGCTGCGTAATGTAATACCAGCGACCTACGAACAATTCAGTAAAAAACGTCAGGAGTACCGCGACGATCCTACTGCTTACGTATCCCAAAACGGTATAAAGTTACCGGCACCCGCTAAAGAGCTGCGTGACCTTGCGCGAAGTAACCGTCAGCGGGATAATAACTTTCTCGATTAA
- the rnhA gene encoding ribonuclease HI, giving the protein MRIEIYTDGACSGNPGRGGYGIVMKVPEKNYEKRFSKGYRLTTNNRMELMAVIVALEKLKSPDNDIHIFTDSKYVSDAINQKWIYGWIKKGFKNVKNPDLWRRLVPLLKTHKTTFHWVKGHAGHVENEICDQLAVKAAQSPILEVDAYFESQKDGGLF; this is encoded by the coding sequence CTGAGAATTGAAATCTACACAGACGGTGCCTGCAGCGGTAATCCCGGCAGGGGCGGTTACGGTATTGTGATGAAAGTTCCGGAAAAGAACTACGAGAAGCGTTTTTCCAAAGGCTACCGTCTAACCACCAACAACCGTATGGAACTTATGGCGGTGATTGTCGCGCTGGAGAAACTGAAGTCGCCGGATAATGACATCCACATTTTTACAGACAGCAAATATGTTTCCGATGCCATTAACCAAAAATGGATTTATGGCTGGATAAAGAAAGGTTTTAAAAACGTGAAGAACCCCGACCTGTGGCGCCGTTTAGTACCGTTATTGAAAACACACAAAACCACTTTTCACTGGGTAAAGGGCCACGCCGGGCATGTGGAAAACGAAATCTGCGACCAGCTGGCTGTAAAAGCTGCCCAATCACCCATACTGGAGGTCGATGCTTATTTTGAAAGCCAGAAGGACGGTGGTCTTTTCTGA
- the dnaB gene encoding replicative DNA helicase encodes MAQKETLSSLIHGNFARELSISDGKMPPNALDFERLVIGTFLIDKKGLDYSIDLLQPDVFYDPRHQTIFEAIQKMYLENHPVDMVTVINELKKAEKLGQAGGDHYIIELTLGVSSSAHIEYHVRVILEKYILRSLINVSANVIDSSYKETTDVFELLDKAEQSFFEITNGTIKKGFDTANSLVKQAIETIKSLKDKEGISGIPSGFRDIDKETGGWQNSDLIIIAARPAMGKTAFLLSMARNIAVQHDIPMALFSLEMASVQLITRMIASETGISSEKLRKGQMSDEEWQRLFSNVSALENAPLYIDETPSLSVFDFRAKCRRLVMQHGVKIIMVDYLQLMTANSGKGAGNREQEIATISRSLKAIAKELNVPVIALSQLSRSVETRPGKRPQLSDLRESGAIEQDADIVSFIFRPEYYKIATWDNDEDGAETPTENQAELIIAKHRNGATADVRLSFHKNIAKFADLDLFGGGYGYQPSNFGQQDEPSGFEKIKTTIQPGAAFDLPDNSGVSGLSGSSMNDLDDDDDFAF; translated from the coding sequence ATGGCTCAAAAAGAAACTTTATCCTCTCTTATACACGGAAATTTTGCCCGCGAACTCTCTATTTCAGACGGTAAAATGCCCCCAAATGCGCTGGATTTTGAACGTTTGGTCATTGGTACCTTCCTTATCGACAAGAAAGGACTGGATTATTCCATAGACCTGCTGCAGCCTGATGTATTTTACGATCCGCGGCATCAGACAATCTTTGAAGCCATCCAGAAAATGTATCTGGAAAACCACCCTGTGGATATGGTTACCGTCATCAATGAACTGAAAAAAGCTGAGAAACTGGGCCAGGCCGGCGGCGACCATTATATCATTGAACTTACTCTGGGCGTCTCGTCCAGTGCCCATATCGAATACCACGTGCGGGTGATACTTGAAAAATACATCCTGCGAAGCCTAATCAATGTTTCGGCAAACGTTATTGACAGTTCTTACAAGGAAACTACGGATGTATTTGAACTTCTGGATAAAGCCGAGCAAAGCTTCTTTGAGATCACCAACGGCACCATCAAAAAAGGATTTGACACGGCCAACTCGCTGGTGAAGCAGGCCATTGAAACCATAAAATCCCTGAAGGACAAGGAAGGGATTTCCGGAATCCCCTCCGGCTTCCGCGATATCGATAAAGAAACCGGTGGTTGGCAGAATTCCGACCTCATCATTATTGCCGCACGTCCGGCAATGGGTAAGACTGCCTTCCTGCTCTCTATGGCTAGGAATATTGCGGTTCAGCATGACATTCCCATGGCGCTCTTCTCACTGGAAATGGCTTCCGTGCAGCTTATCACCCGTATGATTGCCTCGGAAACCGGCATCTCTTCCGAAAAACTACGGAAAGGACAGATGAGTGATGAAGAATGGCAAAGACTGTTCTCCAACGTGTCAGCTCTGGAAAATGCGCCGCTTTATATTGATGAAACACCGTCACTATCGGTGTTCGACTTCCGTGCAAAATGCCGTAGGCTGGTAATGCAGCATGGCGTAAAAATTATCATGGTGGATTACCTTCAGCTGATGACCGCCAATTCCGGCAAGGGTGCGGGAAACAGGGAGCAGGAAATTGCCACGATTTCCAGGTCACTGAAGGCTATCGCCAAGGAACTGAACGTGCCGGTGATTGCCCTGTCGCAGTTGTCGCGAAGTGTTGAGACCAGGCCGGGAAAAAGACCACAGCTGTCGGATCTGCGTGAATCCGGTGCGATTGAGCAGGATGCGGATATTGTGTCCTTCATTTTCCGGCCGGAATATTATAAGATCGCCACTTGGGATAATGACGAAGACGGTGCGGAAACACCAACCGAAAACCAGGCAGAACTCATCATCGCAAAACACAGGAACGGTGCCACAGCGGATGTAAGATTATCCTTCCACAAAAATATCGCGAAATTTGCCGACCTCGATCTCTTTGGTGGCGGGTACGGCTATCAGCCTTCCAATTTCGGACAGCAGGACGAACCCAGCGGTTTTGAAAAGATCAAGACCACCATCCAGCCGGGTGCCGCTTTTGACCTGCCGGATAATTCCGGAGTTTCAGGCCTTTCCGGTTCCTCCATGAACGATCTGGACGATGATGACGATTTCGCATTCTAG
- a CDS encoding gliding motility-associated C-terminal domain-containing protein — protein MKKLLLSLLIIISAFSYGQSDCISAIPVCGNSNISYTPSGIGLVDEELGGCMYSDENMTVWYQFTAGSAGTLAFTINPNDPDDDYDFAVYGPNIPCSQVGIGAGAPIRCNYSGVDGPTGLSLTVVHPAVQVQWSGYLDVLPGQTYYLVVDNYSESTNGFTLQWSGTAELLSPFDDPAIQPYPFQQPGQNFDGTVKLCEFPQMFDFSTLTPQIVNGNPNFVVSYHLNTNDLLAGDNPIVNPISVNTTTTYHYAISYVDPNNPDSPISKCKEFGTVNFENVSFQLTPATLTACSNYTSGVALYDLTTATVYNGTQNMTSIQYFPTLSDMQNGTNEISNNAAQAYMSAQGIVYVKYINEFGCEESTTITLAFYPPIDVKEATLTECFLPGNPQMSEFDLTTADITTTVPNTKKFYPSLQDAISDTNSIANPNVYLSSSTTVYARIISVNGCWNIAKINLVVTPPAYSSVLKDKIICVEDRTSLDAGPGFQAYQWSTGATTQVLPNVTVGEYWVDLTTDGCVTRQTVKVYASPTPVITKLDITNNTITITATGGTLPYQYSIDGINWQDSNVFTNVPRGQAMIYVKDAYDCDPALIEVTVPNLINAITPNDDGVNDYLDYSALGHKKNLILNVYDRYGTKIHEGNQKNLYQWDGRTGKKKVETGTYWYTITWNDPVTDVPTQYSGWILVKNRD, from the coding sequence ATGAAAAAACTTTTACTCTCCTTATTAATTATAATATCGGCTTTCAGCTATGGTCAGTCAGACTGTATATCTGCAATTCCCGTATGCGGAAACTCCAATATTTCTTATACACCTTCGGGCATCGGTCTTGTTGATGAAGAACTTGGGGGATGTATGTACAGTGACGAAAACATGACCGTTTGGTATCAGTTTACTGCCGGATCGGCAGGTACACTGGCCTTTACAATTAACCCCAACGACCCTGATGATGACTATGACTTCGCAGTTTATGGACCCAATATTCCATGCTCGCAAGTAGGAATTGGTGCTGGTGCGCCAATAAGATGTAATTATTCGGGTGTAGACGGTCCTACAGGTCTTAGTCTAACTGTAGTTCATCCTGCTGTGCAAGTTCAGTGGAGTGGATATCTTGATGTACTGCCCGGCCAAACCTATTATCTTGTCGTAGATAATTATAGTGAATCAACCAACGGCTTTACCCTGCAGTGGAGCGGTACTGCCGAGTTACTTTCACCTTTTGACGATCCTGCCATTCAGCCCTATCCTTTCCAGCAACCGGGACAAAATTTTGACGGGACCGTAAAGCTTTGCGAGTTCCCACAGATGTTTGACTTCTCTACTCTTACACCACAAATCGTAAATGGAAATCCAAACTTTGTAGTTTCTTATCACCTGAATACGAATGACCTGCTGGCCGGAGATAACCCGATTGTCAATCCAATCTCAGTAAATACCACTACAACATACCATTATGCAATTTCTTATGTGGACCCTAACAACCCGGACAGTCCCATCAGTAAATGTAAAGAATTTGGAACAGTTAATTTTGAGAATGTATCATTCCAACTGACACCGGCAACACTTACTGCCTGCAGCAACTACACAAGTGGTGTAGCGCTGTACGACCTTACTACAGCTACGGTTTATAACGGAACTCAGAATATGACCTCCATTCAGTACTTTCCTACTTTATCGGATATGCAGAACGGAACCAATGAGATTTCCAATAACGCAGCGCAGGCCTATATGTCAGCACAGGGAATTGTTTACGTGAAATACATCAATGAATTCGGCTGTGAAGAGAGCACTACCATCACCCTGGCATTCTACCCACCGATTGATGTAAAAGAAGCGACTCTTACAGAATGTTTCCTGCCCGGCAACCCGCAAATGTCTGAGTTTGATCTTACAACAGCTGACATTACAACTACGGTTCCCAATACCAAGAAATTCTACCCTTCACTTCAGGACGCGATCAGTGACACGAACAGCATTGCCAACCCGAATGTGTACCTGTCCAGCTCAACAACGGTATACGCCAGAATTATCAGCGTAAACGGCTGCTGGAATATCGCAAAAATCAATCTTGTAGTTACACCGCCTGCGTACTCATCAGTCCTTAAGGATAAAATTATCTGTGTTGAAGACAGAACATCCCTTGATGCAGGACCAGGCTTCCAGGCTTACCAATGGAGCACAGGTGCTACTACACAAGTGCTGCCTAACGTAACTGTCGGTGAGTATTGGGTAGATCTCACGACAGACGGCTGTGTGACCAGACAAACGGTAAAAGTGTACGCGTCGCCAACGCCTGTAATTACAAAACTTGATATTACAAACAATACCATTACCATCACTGCTACAGGAGGTACGCTTCCTTACCAGTATTCAATTGATGGAATCAACTGGCAGGACTCCAATGTATTCACCAATGTACCCCGTGGTCAGGCCATGATTTATGTTAAAGATGCCTACGACTGCGACCCTGCACTTATTGAGGTAACAGTTCCAAACCTCATCAACGCAATTACCCCAAATGACGATGGTGTTAATGATTACCTGGATTATTCGGCTCTCGGCCACAAGAAAAATCTCATCCTAAATGTTTATGACCGTTATGGAACAAAAATCCATGAAGGAAATCAGAAAAACCTGTACCAGTGGGATGGCCGCACAGGCAAGAAAAAAGTGGAAACCGGAACTTACTGGTATACCATAACCTGGAACGACCCTGTAACCGATGTACCAACGCAGTACTCCGGATGGATCCTGGTAAAAAACAGAGATTAA
- a CDS encoding tetratricopeptide repeat protein, translating into MKKILITFYLFAFAAIVSAQGNYEKQMLENLGKMKTATTVQDFTNLRYSFASLAGNGNSHWQPIYYTALNCLKESQAYVKEGKSDAALDGPVTGLKYLSPVTKQQLNNVEFVALLGMLHAQKAALKNSEKDRKMAADYLAMALKLDANNPRAALLRAELKYHTSADKGGSKTEGIELYKEALKKFRTFTPKTKTDPNWGMEIAEYYASFNESVLTTLTK; encoded by the coding sequence ATGAAAAAAATATTAATTACTTTCTATTTATTTGCTTTTGCTGCAATCGTCAGTGCACAAGGCAATTACGAAAAGCAGATGCTTGAAAATCTCGGAAAAATGAAGACTGCCACCACGGTACAGGACTTTACTAATCTCCGATACAGTTTTGCCAGCCTGGCTGGTAACGGAAACAGCCATTGGCAGCCTATTTACTATACGGCCCTTAACTGCCTGAAGGAAAGCCAGGCCTACGTGAAGGAGGGAAAATCTGATGCCGCACTGGATGGCCCTGTAACTGGCCTTAAGTATCTTTCACCTGTTACCAAACAGCAATTGAACAATGTAGAGTTTGTGGCGTTACTTGGAATGCTTCACGCACAAAAAGCTGCTTTAAAAAACTCGGAAAAGGACAGAAAAATGGCTGCTGACTACCTGGCAATGGCATTAAAACTTGATGCTAACAATCCGAGAGCTGCACTGCTTAGGGCAGAACTTAAGTATCATACTTCGGCAGATAAGGGAGGCAGTAAGACTGAAGGTATTGAACTTTATAAGGAAGCACTGAAGAAGTTCAGGACTTTTACACCTAAAACTAAAACGGACCCAAACTGGGGAATGGAAATCGCGGAATATTACGCCTCTTTCAATGAATCCGTTTTAACAACATTAACCAAATAA
- a CDS encoding MFS transporter — translation MISFRPVQTLKIPEFRNLMAGRFFLVLSFRMLATLLGWWVYQLTKDPFAIGLIGLSEVIPAVSSALYAGHVIDNTEKKRLLLICNYAYVILIGFLAALAFFAEGTHTLTNREITYFIYGTVFFTGICRAFIGPLVPSMIPKVVGIKKLAAAVTLNQATFLTASVSGHALGGFFIHWFDISGTLFIIVALMFLASLFFWFINKHHSENQGEKMKVMESMKEGLQYIYKTKEILGALLLDMFAVLFGGAVAMIPVFASDILKVGSEGFGLLNAAPDIGAMIIIVTLAFVPLRRNQGKILLFAVAGFGLCIIGFGLSRLYWLSFFFLVLSGILDGISVVIRGTIVQLKTPEKIRGRVLSVNSIFIMSSNELGQFESGLAAKLLGVVRSVVFGGTMTLLIALAVSRNKKLRQMEY, via the coding sequence ATGATTTCTTTCCGACCGGTTCAAACCCTGAAAATACCGGAATTCAGGAACCTGATGGCAGGGCGTTTCTTCCTTGTCCTTTCCTTCCGGATGCTGGCTACACTTTTAGGATGGTGGGTCTATCAACTCACCAAAGATCCGTTCGCAATTGGCCTCATAGGTCTTTCCGAAGTCATTCCGGCCGTGAGTTCAGCACTTTATGCCGGTCACGTAATAGACAATACCGAAAAAAAACGGCTGCTGCTCATCTGCAATTATGCTTATGTCATCCTGATCGGTTTTCTGGCGGCACTGGCTTTTTTTGCCGAGGGTACCCACACGCTTACCAACCGGGAAATTACTTATTTCATTTACGGAACTGTTTTCTTCACCGGCATCTGCCGCGCATTTATTGGTCCGCTGGTTCCGTCCATGATTCCAAAAGTAGTCGGAATAAAGAAACTGGCGGCGGCAGTAACCCTGAACCAGGCCACTTTCCTAACCGCTTCGGTTTCCGGACATGCACTGGGCGGCTTCTTCATTCATTGGTTTGATATTTCCGGAACGCTCTTTATTATTGTAGCCCTTATGTTTCTGGCTTCGCTCTTTTTCTGGTTCATCAACAAACACCACAGTGAAAATCAGGGCGAAAAGATGAAAGTGATGGAAAGCATGAAAGAGGGGCTGCAGTACATCTACAAAACAAAAGAGATTCTCGGTGCTTTGCTGTTGGATATGTTTGCGGTACTCTTTGGCGGTGCGGTGGCCATGATCCCCGTTTTCGCTAGTGATATCCTGAAAGTAGGTTCCGAAGGATTCGGGTTACTGAACGCTGCTCCCGACATCGGAGCCATGATTATTATCGTCACGCTGGCATTTGTGCCGTTACGCAGAAACCAGGGAAAAATCCTGCTTTTTGCCGTAGCGGGATTCGGCCTCTGTATCATAGGATTTGGTCTGTCCAGACTATACTGGCTTTCTTTCTTTTTCCTTGTGCTCAGCGGAATTCTGGATGGAATCTCAGTAGTGATCCGCGGAACGATCGTGCAGCTTAAAACTCCTGAAAAAATTCGCGGACGTGTACTGAGTGTGAATTCAATTTTTATTATGAGCAGTAATGAACTGGGACAGTTTGAAAGTGGCCTGGCAGCTAAATTGCTGGGTGTGGTGCGGTCGGTAGTCTTTGGAGGAACGATGACCCTTCTTATAGCACTGGCAGTGAGCCGAAATAAGAAATTAAGGCAGATGGAGTATTAG
- a CDS encoding DMT family transporter, with protein MNWIILIIAGLFETGFATCLGKAQETEGRESLYWWLGFGSCLFISMFLMYKSISGENAIPIGTAYAVWTGIGAVGGVLAGIFIFSEPATFWRIFFVITLIASVVGLKAVSS; from the coding sequence ATGAACTGGATTATACTGATTATCGCTGGGCTTTTTGAAACAGGATTCGCCACGTGTCTGGGAAAAGCGCAGGAAACCGAGGGCCGTGAAAGTCTGTACTGGTGGCTGGGCTTCGGCAGCTGCCTTTTTATTTCCATGTTCCTGATGTACAAATCGATAAGTGGAGAAAACGCAATTCCCATCGGCACTGCCTATGCAGTTTGGACGGGAATTGGTGCGGTAGGCGGTGTACTGGCCGGAATATTCATATTCAGCGAGCCGGCCACCTTCTGGCGGATTTTCTTTGTAATTACGCTTATTGCCTCTGTGGTAGGGCTAAAAGCAGTATCCTCTTAA